The sequence CAATCCGGGTGTATATGATTGTTTAAAGGAAAACATAGCTTTTAACAACTTATCTCAAGTGATTGTCTCTGATTTAGCCTTATCCGACAATGATGGAGAGCTATACTTTAATGCGCCACCCTCGTCCAGCATCGGGGCAGGGGCAGGTCATATAATTAACAATGTTGATTCGTCTAATGTAGAACAAAAAATAAAGGTGAAGACAAAAAAGCTTGACACTATTTTTTCAACAATGAATTTATCACGGCTTGATCTGATTAAAATTGATGTTGAGGGCTGGGAATGGAATGTCTTAGAGGGCGCAAAAGAAACATTGAAGCGCTACAGGCCATATATCATTTTTGAATATGATGCCAAGTATATCATTAGAAGTGGGGGAATTTCAGGAAATCTGGATAAACTTTTCTCAGATCTTTCTTACTCTATATACAGAATTTATAGAAACAAACTATTAAAAGTTGAAAATTGCTGGCCTGTATGCGCTAATATATTTGCATTACCAAATGAGAAGACCAAAGACTTTAAATTAAATAAACGCTTCAGATGATTA comes from Deltaproteobacteria bacterium and encodes:
- a CDS encoding FkbM family methyltransferase, yielding MIYRILHIFGKLFGKPRGWERVVRFLSPPEKSASIEAQIGTFEKGIIFKIDPATLLGWKIYFFGTYEAEVRNIINKALSKGFVAFDVGANVGWHTLLMAKGVGKEGHVLAFEPNPGVYDCLKENIAFNNLSQVIVSDLALSDNDGELYFNAPPSSSIGAGAGHIINNVDSSNVEQKIKVKTKKLDTIFSTMNLSRLDLIKIDVEGWEWNVLEGAKETLKRYRPYIIFEYDAKYIIRSGGISGNLDKLFSDLSYSIYRIYRNKLLKVENCWPVCANIFALPNEKTKDFKLNKRFR